tcaaagatccaatccgcacctgagtttccttgtgcagcaaagttattcatggcctggagaaaggcagcttgatcccagctcggcgtcgcaggtgagggtggcgtcggaagcgGTGCCGACGGATACGATGGTGAAGacagtagggccggctggggagtgtagtaggcattggccggctgtggtgggggtggcgtcgggagcaggaccggctgaggtgtgtagtaggtgccgccatcggtgctgtaatgaccataaggagcatacgtcggggcggcgtgataggcattggccggctgtcgggggttgagaaccccgggagcaccagtaggcggccgaaggccgggttgccaggcacctgagtatgccggcggagcaccgagggtggacggggcggaccagggcatgggccatgcttgaacaagccccgtccaaggatcatgaggaggccgtcatgaaaccgcagatggagcactggtgggtggtgcaggactcggtgctggtgatgtcgtaggcggaaccgaacgagtcgacggcggcctgtagatagggtttttgccgcggtagttcggactaggacgccagcctgggggcggttcaacagatgacgatgcggacggcccggcggcaggagccggcctggaaggcggcgctggtgtagacggcagaggaggatgagccgcagcatgaaagaccttggggcgagagtccttgcgagcttgtgtttctgccgcgagttgtagcaaggaacgaacttcagcgaaggtaggagggggccgtatcatcggtatgaacgaggcttgcttgtcaaagtcttcgctgaggccgacgacgacgatattgattagctgtgagtcgctaactgtatcgtcgagttcgcggagctcatcaccaatggtcttaacgcgctggcagaacaggttcaccggggcgtctccttgcaccatattgcgaagctcggtgtggagagcgtttttccgagcgtcggtgttgctttggaagagctgacggagggagtgccagatgttggcagcggtggcgccgtcgtaatcgagcatgttgaagatttcggtggtgatgcgggtgtagaaccactggacgatcgcgagatcgtctttcaaccattgcggatcgtcggggcggggaagacagttggcggcgacatgcgagcgcaggttgcagcggccgaggtgaagatcgaagagatgtctcgaatggtagtagttgtgggcggcgagatcaagactatggggatgtaggggctgacgtcggagattgtgtcagtaagagatattggtgcggcgaggatgggtgcagggtagttttgtggagctatggtaagggccgagagagaagcggccgcggcgttggcagccttggcgatgagtgcggcccggcgctcgaaggcggagccataccctaaaccctgggaccggtatctgataccatgaaagctgaataaaactgtttctTATTGATGATTTgatgcggcatacaagagtatataagagggtacaaaccgacttggggtaggggtacaaaactgacttggactagaagtcgtataccataatgactactctaacaccaGCGCTAGCCCTCCAACCACGAGGATGGATGGATGGAGTTTGGGAAGGTTGGTCTGATTTGTTATACATAAGTCATTATTAACCACGATAAAAGCAGGCATGGGAAGATCTAATTATCTAAGTATATTTTGTCACACAAGACTGAGTCATCTTGACCATGCTTGTAGCCGCATATCTGCACGAGACAACGACCTTAATAAGATTTCAAAAGCACTCCTCCCAATTCGGCATGTCTCTCTCCTTTTGCCAAGTGGGTCAGCTGCATCTGCATAGGCTTTGACGTCAAACGCGCGCTGTTCCAAACACGTATCTCGTTTCAAATTTACCCGTCAAACCAAACAAGAAGAAGAAACTGGACCAAACGCCAAAGGTCGCAAGTTTGGACCGCGCCGTGCGTGCAAAAACCCATCAACTAAAACGTGCACCGGATCGCATCAGAGTTCAGAAACAAAACACAATCTTCTCTGACTCTCTCCTTCCCCGAAATGCAAAAGGCCTCGTCGCCTTTACGACTGCAGACCGGACAAACCCCGGCCCTCCCGGATAGTGGTAGCGGAAAGCGATAGAACCCCCCACGGCCTCACACGTCACCGCATCCCAGTCCCCCGAGTCCGTCGACAGCGACTGCCCCGTCGCCGGAGAAAATGACGTCGACCCTGGTCGCCGCCACCTCCCGCCCTCTCCACCTTCCCGCCTCCCTCCGTTCCCTCTCCTCGCCGCCTCCTGTGGCCCGccctggcggcggcggccgccgccgccgcgcggtcCTGCGCTGCGCCTCGGTGTCCGAGATCGCGCCCGCCGTGTCCGCCGCCTACGGCGCCCTCCTCGTGGGCGGCGGCGCGTTCGCATGTACGTGCGGTCCGGTCTTGTGATGACGCAATGCGCATTTGCTATCGTGATTTCCTTCTTCTTTGACCGTTGATTTCCGTTTATCGCTTTGCGTAGATGCGCGGTCGGGGAGTAAAGGCTCCATCCTTGGAGGGGCCTCCGGATCTGCGCTCATGGGCCTCGTGAGTGGACCTCGAACATTCTCTGCATTTTGTATACATTTCGCTTTTGTTTTGTGGGTCTAGTTTGTAGATTATGTACCAAATGCGGTGGCGATATTAGTAGCACTCACAGCATACAATTATTACAGAGACGGCTATAGTAACTTAAACCGAATTGGTAGTTTTATTGGAAAGTTGGAGACAGCATATGCTTAATGTCGGCTGAAACCTACAAGAACTTGGACTGCAATGACAGTGGAATGGATTTTTCTAGGCGTGCGGATGACTATTGGAATCTCTATTCGACCTTTAATTTCTGCACCTTCTCTTTTGTTTGCTGGGTCTAGTGTGCAATCTTGTAGAAAGATATCAAGTGGTGACGAAATTCATAGCACTCGCTGCATAGAATAATTGTAATTATAGAGACAGTTAAATCAATTACTACGCTTAAACGACATTGGTAGTTTCAATGGAAAATTGGAGTCAAAATATGCTTATTGTTGGGCTGGAACGTATAAGAGCTTGGACTGCAAGTCAGTAGTGGAACGTGTGGATTGTAAGATGGAGAGGACTGAAATTTCTAGGTGCGCTAAAGGTGACTTGAATCTCAGTCAACCTGTAGTTTGTTCGAGGGTAAGCAAAGTTTGAGATGACTTTGTTTTGTCTTGCCTGGCATGGCGAATTGAATTTTCAGCACTTTGGAACATAATCTGGTAATGTAGATGGATTTAGGAAATCCAATGGCATGACAGCTCCTACACAGTGGAACATTAGTAAATTCTCCTAGGAAACACAGGGATTTTCCCGCTTCCATTTCGACCATTATTAGAATAACTTTAATTTTCTTTCTGATGACGTGATCCTACTTCTGGAAGTGGTACTAAAGAAGAATCATTGTAGCATACAATTCTTTGGCAATACATGCCAATTTTTCTTCTTGTTTGGAATTTCTACGCAAGAAAAACAAATAGTTGAAACTAGCCGGATTCACCTCGCTGCGAGATATTACCACTATGTGCCCATACATAAAAAGAGAGATGTATATGTTATACACTGTAGCTATGTTTTTAAGGCGTCCGTAAGGCGTCGCttaggcgacgcctaggcgtcaGGGCGCCCTCCAGGCTCAGGGCGTCGGCCTTGCCTTAGACAGTTGCATAAGGCGTCCGCCTTAGGCTGTAAGGCGTCTGAAGCGTCCGCCTTGCACGCCTCAGACCAAATCAGACGCCTTAGCTTGTCAGGCAGGGAAACAGAGATTGCAGGCGGGAAAACTGACCTGGGCGGGAACACAGGCGCGGGAAACATTGGTTCAGGTGCAACCAGTTATGAGAAGGGGAAAGAGAGAGTGAATCAACGCGAGAGGTCTCTCCTGTCTCCTCTCTGGACCATTGACGGAGGCTTCCTCCTCAGATCTGCGGCagccgccagcctcctccctccAGCCACAGTTCCTCCCCCTCCGCTCCGGCTGCAGCTCCTCCCCATCCTCCTCTGGCGcaaccctcttccagcagatcagcACCACATCAAAGTATGAATCCCGCCCTCTCTTCCCCCCCCTTCCCCCCTCTCCTCTTTCTTCCATCCAGCAGTGTAGCTTGCNNNNNNNNNNNNNNNNNNNNNNNNNNNNNNNNNNNNNNNNNNNNNNNNNNNNNNNNNNNNNNNNNNNNNNNNNNNNNNNNNNNNNNNNNNNNNNNNNNNNNNNNNNNNNNNNNNNNNNNNNNNNNNNNNNNNNNNNNNNNNNNNNNNNNNNNNNNNNNNNNNNNNNNNNNNNNNNNNNNNNNNNNNNNNNNNNNNNNNNNNNNNNNNNNNNNNNNNNNNNNNNNNNNNNNNNNNNNNNNNNNNNNNNNNNNNNNNNNNNNNNNNNNNNNNNNNNNNNNNNNNNNNNNNNNNNNNNNNNNGAGGCTTCCTCCTCAGATCTGCGGCagccgccagcctcctccctccAGCCACAGTTCCTCCCCCTCCGCTCCGGCTGCAGCTCCTCCCCATCCTCCTCTGGCGcaaccctcttccagcagatcagcACCACATCAAAGTATGAATCCCGCCCTCTCTTCCCCCCCCTTCCCCCCCCTCCTCTTTCTTCCATCCAGCAGTGTAGCTTGCCATGCTTGCCTGTTCTGTACTTCTGTTATGCACGGCTCCTCTACTAACTGTTAGGTGCTGCCTCTCTTATTCACAGCAGTGTAGCTAGATGTGCTTGCCTGCTCCTTCTCATCTGCATCTGTTTCTTCCCAGATCTGCTTCTCCACCCACAAGGCAGCAGCCCCACCACTGCTTCTCTCCTTCCCCATGCTTGATCTGGCTGCTCTAGTGATTtggctcttctctctttttctttgacAGTAGCCAGGTGTACCTGCTCTGATGGATCTAGCCAATGATCCTAGGAGAAGAGCTACATCAGATGATCCAGCCTGGAAGTATGGGTTCTGGCCAGATTTAGAGAGGAAAGATTTACTCCAGTGTACATTGTGTGGCAAGATCGATGGTCCATGGTGGAGTGAGAAGGCTAAAGCAACACTTTTCTGGGGGTTCCAGTGATGCGGATAAGTGTCCCGAGGCATCCATGGAGATTAGGATAGAGATGCACAATTCCTTAAACACTAGAAAGTTTAAAGCTATGGAGCGATATATTGATGAGGAGGATGAAGCTGAACTTCAAAGGCGCCGTTCTGTCATATACACATGATGATTTGAGGCCTATGCTTTGGTAACAGTTTATATGTTAACGTTAGTTGTTAAATCTCCTAATTGGTTGCCATctattatatatgtatgtacaATTTATTAAGTTAATGCTAGTTGTTAAATCTCCTAATTGGTTGCCATATATTATATATGCACGTGTCTAAGGCGTCGCCTCGCCTTACGCTGCGCTTAGGCGGTGAGGCGCCCCCCCAGCGCCTCGcctcgccttaccgccttaaaaacatagcACTGTAGTAACGTTTATGATAGCAGCTCCAAGGTATATCTGTTTAATCTGCTCCATTGTAATCTAGGCCCATCAACATAAGTGATATAGCCATATAGACCTCTCTCTGTTATGCGAAAATGCAGAAACTTCTACGTACCATTTAAGTGCAAAAAGTAATATGCCCGCTTTAGTCTTGATTTTTATAATCAAATAGATGTAGTATATCAAGTTCCATTTCTGTGCTTCAGTGAGAAAAATATGGAAATAAATGGTATACTACAATGATTTACTTGGAGTTATGTATATAGTTTATGTGGTAAAGGTAATGTCATTATAAAAATCATTATAGAAATGTAATTTATTAATTTGCTTGATGGTATTGCCAAAACAAAAGAATTGGCTAAGGGTAGTCCACCCCCCAAAAAAAATCTTTCTTCCAACCCCTATGGGGGAGAAATAATCAGAAACTACGAATCAGAATCGATATACAACTTGTCTGTACTATATGTAACAAGGATTCCTGTAGAAATATGTTCCCAGGCTCAGTTCCATGTTCTCTTACGGATATTTTAAGAATGTGATACCTGTGGAATTATGGTGTGGTGTTTATTTGTGATACCTGGAGAATTATGGTGTGGAGTTCATGCATGAAAAGTCCTGCTATTCCCAATTCCTTTCTTAATGCCATTTTAAACTGACCTTTCTTAGTTCCATTCCTGCACATAATTTGTATTTTCAGATTCAATTGCAAAATTTCATGGTTTCCGGTTTTAACACTCTACCATGCACAACCAAGATTTTGAAGTCTATGCGGATTTGATGGCAAAGTTGTATGGTTTTCGCTTCTAACACAGTAACACTGCCATGCACAATGGAAATGACAAATGCAATCATAGAGCAATCAAATATAGCCCTCACTCCACACATCTATTTTTGTGTGGAAATAACAAGAATTGCTCAAATGTAGAGAGCTTCAGATAAGGATTATGATCCATCAATCAGATAACACAAGTTGTGCGGAACACTCTGGTGGCTGGTGCAATCATACAGCTTTGCGACCTTCGCTTCTACCAAAATTAGCTATATATGCCATCAGCTAATCTTTTAAAGTTATCTCACACGAACCCACCGATCTACGAATTTAACTTGTAAGGATGGGCAAACCTCGAGTGGCCTTCCATGTTGCTGGAGTAAGTCATGATGATACTTGCACAACCCGATTGGATGGTTAGAGGTTTATGTATCCATTGCAATGTCACGACAAAGCCCTCCATAGCGGAACACCACACAAATTTCGGAATCATGGGACCAGGCAGTGGAACAAACTTCAGCATTGCTGAGAAAATTACTACACGGTTTCCATCTCTAAGTAACATCCCTGCATGTACTTGCTAACCTGCATGGGGACAAAGACCTCCATTGAATCCAAGAGAGAAACATCCAAAAGGTAGTAGAACGTGTGGAGTGTAAGATGGAGAGGAATGAATTTTGTAGGTGCGCTAAAGACGACTGGAATCTCATTTCAACCTGTATCTTATTCAAGAGTAAGCAAAGTTTGAGAAGACTTTGTTTTCTATTGTCGGCATGGTGAACTGAATTTTCAACACTTTGGAACATAATCTGGTAATGAAGATGCATTAAGGAAATCCAGTGGCATGACAGCTCGTGCACAGTGGAACATTTCTACATTCTAGTAGGGAGCACAAGAATTTTCGCGGTTCCATTTTGACTATTATTAGAAGAACTTTGATTTTCTTTGTGATAACATGATCCTACTTCTGGAAGTGGTACTTGCAGTCCAATCTGCAGTGGAATGGATTTTCTAGGCGCACGAATGACTATTGGAATCTCTATTCGACATGTAATTTTTGTATTTTCTCTTTTGTTTGGTGGGTCCAGTGTACAGACTTGTAGATTAGATATCAAGTGGTGGCAAAATTCATAGCACTGGCTGCGCACAATAATTGTAATTATAGAGACAGCTAAACCAATTATGTTTAAACCACATTGGTAGTTTCAATGGAAAGTTGGAGACAAAATATGCTTATTGTCGGCTGGAACTTAGAAGAGCTTGGATTGCAAGTCAGTAGTGAATGTGTGGAGTGTAAGATGGAGAGAGATGAAATTTCTAGGTGCGCTAAGGACGACTGGAATCTCAGTTAACCTGTACTTTATTCGAGGGTAAGCAAAGTTTTAGATGATTTTGTTTTCTCTTTCACAGCATGGTGAATTGAATTTTCAGCACTTTGGAGCATAATCTGGTAATGTAGATGGATTTAGGAAATCCAATGGCATGACAGCTCCTACACAGTGGAGCATTAGTAGATTCTCCTATTAGACACAGGGATTTTCCTGGTTCCATTTTGAACATTATTACAAGAACTTTGATTTTGTTTCTGATAACGTGATCCTACTTCTGGAAGTGGTACTAAAGAAGAATCATTGTAGCATACAATTCTTTGGCAACACATGCCATTTTTCTTCATGTTTGGAATTTCTACGCAAGAAaaacaaaatttcaaggtataactgtTTAATCTGCTCCATTGTAATCTAGGCCCATCGACATAAGTGGTATAGCCATATAGACCTCTCTTTTATGCGAAAATGTGGAAACTTCTACCATTAAAAAGTAATATGCCCGCTTTAATCTTGATTTTTATAATCAAATAGATGTGGTATATCAAGTTCCATTTCTGTGCTATGCCCGCTTTAATCTTGATTTTTATAATCAAATAGATGTGGTATATCAAGTTCCATTTCTGTGC
This region of Triticum aestivum cultivar Chinese Spring chromosome 2D, IWGSC CS RefSeq v2.1, whole genome shotgun sequence genomic DNA includes:
- the LOC123054109 gene encoding protein FATTY ACID EXPORT 4, chloroplastic, whose product is MTSTLVAATSRPLHLPASLRSLSSPPPVARPGGGGRRRRAVLRCASVSEIAPAVSAAYGALLVGGGAFAYARSGSKGSILGGASGSALMGLTYYLMQFSETKALGDAVGFGSAFLFASVFGIRLYNTRKLVPSGLLLALSLGALGVFYAAYLQDKV